One window of the Leucobacter komagatae genome contains the following:
- the rlmN gene encoding 23S rRNA (adenine(2503)-C(2))-methyltransferase RlmN yields MDPNKLNHTPPTGESKLIKTRPNTGGLARRPQVRPKTEGWTQITNPDGRPTLQFASPRVKQPDTHLADMTLAEREAKVVEMGLPKFRAKQLSVHYFEHRTTSPEEMTDLPKDRRDELAEAFFPPLLSEVKKLVTDDGNTVKFLWRLFDGALVESVLMRYPGRITLCVSSQCGCGMNCPFCATGQAGLTRNMSTAEILDQIVQANRFIAEGGLGHKRRAGNGAEPERVNNIVFMGMGEPLANYKRVMNAVRRMVAPSPEGLGMSARGITVSTVGLAPAIRKLADEDIPVTFALSLHAPDDKLRDELIPVNSRWKVDEVLDAAYAYYEKTGRRVSIEYALIKDMNDHAWRADLLADRLNQRGRGWAHVNPIPLNPTPGSIWTSSTKEVTREFVDRLNAAGVVTTLRDTRGKEIDGACGQLVATEQDRADAEAFATA; encoded by the coding sequence ATGGATCCGAACAAGCTCAACCACACCCCGCCCACCGGCGAGTCGAAGCTCATTAAGACTCGCCCGAATACTGGCGGGCTCGCTCGGCGACCCCAGGTGCGGCCGAAGACCGAGGGGTGGACGCAGATCACCAACCCCGACGGTCGCCCGACGCTGCAGTTCGCATCCCCGCGCGTGAAGCAGCCGGACACGCACCTCGCCGACATGACGCTCGCTGAGCGCGAAGCGAAGGTCGTCGAAATGGGCCTGCCAAAGTTCCGCGCGAAGCAGCTCTCGGTGCACTACTTCGAGCACCGGACGACGTCTCCCGAAGAGATGACCGACCTGCCGAAGGACCGGCGAGACGAACTCGCTGAGGCGTTCTTCCCGCCGCTCTTGAGCGAGGTGAAGAAGCTTGTGACCGACGACGGCAACACCGTGAAGTTCTTGTGGCGCCTGTTCGACGGCGCGCTCGTCGAGTCGGTGCTCATGCGGTACCCGGGGCGCATCACGCTCTGTGTCTCGAGCCAGTGCGGCTGTGGGATGAACTGTCCGTTCTGCGCGACGGGGCAGGCTGGCCTCACCCGCAACATGTCGACCGCCGAGATCCTTGACCAGATCGTCCAGGCGAACCGCTTCATCGCCGAGGGTGGGCTTGGACACAAGCGCCGCGCTGGCAACGGTGCCGAGCCCGAGCGCGTGAACAACATCGTGTTCATGGGTATGGGCGAGCCGCTCGCGAACTACAAGCGCGTCATGAACGCTGTGCGTCGCATGGTGGCGCCGTCGCCCGAGGGGCTCGGCATGAGCGCACGTGGCATCACGGTCTCAACTGTTGGCCTCGCGCCCGCTATTCGTAAGCTCGCGGACGAGGACATTCCGGTGACCTTCGCGCTCTCGCTGCACGCCCCGGACGACAAGCTGCGCGACGAGCTCATCCCGGTCAACAGCCGGTGGAAGGTCGACGAGGTGCTTGACGCCGCGTACGCCTACTACGAGAAGACCGGCAGGCGTGTCTCGATCGAGTATGCGCTGATCAAGGACATGAATGACCACGCTTGGCGCGCGGACCTGCTCGCTGACAGGCTGAACCAGCGCGGGCGCGGCTGGGCGCACGTGAACCCGATCCCGCTCAACCCGACGCCCGGCTCGATCTGGACATCCTCAACGAAGGAGGTCACGCGGGAGTTCGTCGACAGGCTGAACGCTGCCGGCGTCGTAACGACGCTGCGCGACACCCGGGGCAAAGAGATCGACGGCGCGTGCGGCCAGCTCGTGGCAACCGAGCAGGATCGCGCTGACGCGGAGGCGTTCGCCACGGCCTAG